A portion of the Bubalus kerabau isolate K-KA32 ecotype Philippines breed swamp buffalo chromosome 1, PCC_UOA_SB_1v2, whole genome shotgun sequence genome contains these proteins:
- the LOC129644388 gene encoding c-Myc-binding protein, translating to MWTVSGASYAAAAAAATMAHYKAADSKREQFRRYLEKSGVLDTLTKVLVALYEEPEKPNSALDFLKHHLGAATPENPEIELLRLELAEMKEKYEAIVEENKKLKTKLAQYEPPQEEKRAE from the coding sequence ATGTGGACGGTCTCCGGCGCCAGCTACgccgctgccgctgccgctgccaCTATGGCCCATTACAAAGCCGCCGACTCCAAGCGCGAGCAGTTCCGGAGGTACTTGGAGAAGTCGGGGGTGCTGGACACGCTGACCAAGGTATTGGTAGCCTTATATGAAGAACCAGAGAAACCTAATAGTGCTTTGGATTTTTTAAAGCATCACTTAGGAGCTGCTACCCCAGAAAATCCAGAAATAGAGCTGCTTCGCCTAGAATtggcagaaatgaaagagaaatatgaagctattgtagaagaaaataaaaaactgaaaacaaagctTGCTCAGTATGAACCACCTCAGGAGGAGAAACGTGCTGAATAG
- the LOC129644364 gene encoding negative elongation factor C/D-like, with protein sequence MPGATMDIDQDDFGSPAEWGDQQPEDGVLGEEDAQVQQECLQKFSTPDYIMEPSVFNTLMRYFQAGGSPEEVIRLLSDNYTAVAQTINLLAQWLIQTGVEPVQIQETVENHLKNLVMQHFDPRKADSIFTNERATPAWLEQMIAHPTWRDLVYRLTEVHPDCLMLKFTVKLISDAGYQGEITGVVAACQQLEVFSRVLGSSLATILDGGEANLAENLPQFAKMVCHGEHTYLLAQVLMAVLAQEGQRGGAVRRVAQEVQRFAQESGHDASRIPLALGRAASYPRLCQALGAMLSKGALNPADITVLYNLFVTSRDPPPVELIRVPAFLDLFMQSLFKPGARINPDHKHKYIHLLAYAASVVEIWKRNKRLSINQDELKATAKAIETVHNLCCAENTGASELLAELGTLYRCIRFPVVAVGVLTWVDGTVSKPKFFQQHTHPTPVPLALLDEVSTYHPLLHPHVLQLLIKLLETEYPELDAMKQLEVKKTLLNRMVHLLSCRYVLPVVAYIRRCLEKLDTDLSLIRYFVTEVLDMIIPPYTSDFVRLFLPILENDSIASTLKRAGEHDPVTEFIAHCQSNFMLLD encoded by the coding sequence ATGCCTGGCGCTACCATGGACATTGACCAGGATGACTTCGGGAGCCCTGCCGAGTGGGGTGACCAGCAGCCAGAAGATGGTGTGCTGGGAGAAGAAGATGCCCAGGTCCAGCAAGAATGCCTGCAGAAATTTTCTACCCCAGATTATATCATGGAGCCCTCTGTCTTCAACACTTTGATGAGATATTTCCAGGCAGGAGGGTCTCCAGAGGAGGTGATCCGCCTCTTATCAGACAACTACACAGCTGTGGCCCAGACCATCAACCTGCTGGCCCAGTGGCTCATTCAGACCGGGGTGGAACCAGTGCAGAttcaggaaacagtggaaaaccaCTTGAAGAACTTAGTGATGCAACACTTCGACCCCCGCAAAGCAGATTCTATCTTTACAAACGAAAGGGCAACCCCCGCCTGGCTGGAACAAATGATTGCACATCCCACCTGGAGGGATCTTGTTTACCGGCTGACAGAAGTGCACCCAGACTGTCTGATGCTAAAATTCACGGTCAAGCTCATTTCCGATGCAGGATACCAAGGTGAGATCACTGGCGTGGTGGCAGCCTGCCAGCAGCTGGAAGTGTTCTCTAGAGTTCTTGGGAGCTCTCTAGCTACCATTTTGGATGGAGGAGAAGCCAACCTTGCAGAAAACCTGCCTCAGTTTGCTAAGATGGTGTGCCACGGCGAGCATACGTACCTGCTGGCTCAGGTCCTGATGGCCGTGCTGGCCCAGGAAGGCCAGCGGGGCGGGGCAGTGCGCAGGGTTGCACAGGAGGTCCAGCGCTTCGCCCAGGAGAGTGGCCACGATGCCAGTCGCATCCCGCTTGCCCTGGGCAGAGCTGCCTCCTACCCCCggctgtgccaggccctgggggccATGCTGTCCAAGGGGGCCCTGAATCCAGCTGACATCACCGTCCTCTACAACCTGTTTGTTACCAGCAGGGACCCGCCTCCTGTCGAGCTCATCCGGGTGCCCGCCTTCCTGGACCTGTTCATGCAATCGCTCTTTAAACCTGGGGCCAGGATCAACCCAGACCACAAGCACAAGTATATCCATCTCTTAGCCTACGCGGCCAGCGTGGTGGAGATCTGGAAGAGGAACAAACGCCTGAGCATCAATCAAGATGAGCTGAAGGCAACAGCAAAGGCTATTGAAACTGTTCACAATTTGTGCTGTGCTGAGAACACAGGGGCAAGCGAGCTCCTGGCCGAGCTGGGCACCCTCTATAGGTGCATCAGATTTCCAGTGGTGGCGGTGGGTGTGCTGACATGGGTGGACGGGACCGTGTCAAAGCCCAAGTTCTTCCAGCAGCAcacgcaccccactccagtgccccTGGCCCTGCTAGACGAGGTCAGCACCTACCATCCCCTCCTGCACCCCCACGTCTTGCAGCTGCTGATCAAGCTCTTGGAGACTGAGTACCCCGAGCTAGATGCCATGAAGCAGCTCGAGGTGAAGAAGACCCTCCTGAACAGGATGGTGCACCTGCTGAGTTGCCGCTATGTGCTCCCCGTGGTCGCCTACATCCGCAGGTGTCTGGAGAAGCTGGACACCGACCTGTCTCTCATCCGCTACTTTGTGACCGAGGTGCTGGATATGATCATCCctccctacacctctgactttgtGCGGCTTTTCCTGCCCATCCTGGAAAACGACAGCATTGCCAGCACCCTGAAAAGGGCGGGTGAACATGACCCTGTGACGGAGTTCATAGCTCACTGCCAGTCTAACTTCATGCTGCTGGACTGA